One Brassica napus cultivar Da-Ae chromosome C4, Da-Ae, whole genome shotgun sequence genomic region harbors:
- the LOC106355463 gene encoding zinc finger BED domain-containing protein RICESLEEPER 1-like: protein MRSRSDSEEQFTLDTNYVPPDTTDFETQQVMARLPAIDENDDQRDGGDDGNKQGRKRKLISLVDLEEDSDVEITPTTQTRKPPRKTSFGTASQKPIQKKTVPLKFVIRGGRRKPAPRSRKNKGPSTQSRKNKGPSTESLKKKSKIQEEIPDFDDELVEDELDEDEAGLDDLENMQRSDVWKDFTVVEKPNGDLKALCNHCRNEYAWYSHSHGTSGLRRHWGRCKMYPRNTGRQQQLNTEGKVVSRKYDHTVFRQMVAKTIVQHDLPYAYVEYQKVRDTWAYLNADVQTICRNTARPDVYRLYESERDTLKRELGSLPGRVSYTSDLWTSVKREGYMCVTAHYIDRNWKLNNKILTFCALPPPHTGMNVAVQLLESLKEWGIEKKVFSITLDNATSNDSMQDIVKSQLNLNDDLLCGGEFFHVRCAAHILNLIVQDGLKVIGDSLQKVRDSVKYGLGSETCEHLFHKCVDAAGVVEGGWLILDVPTRWNSTYYMLERAIKYHKTFVKLEAFDKKGYKTAPTAEEWTRAANICDFLGPFAVITSLMFGSNYPTANLFFYQVWLIHDWLRRNEESQDEIVRYMVPPMKEKFDKYWDEVSGVFAMAVVFDPRFKLSIVECCLGKLDMSTRDAKVKNLRDKLSILFESYDKKSKNNSPSTEPRETASQKASESGSMRLFMNYNDFFAFRQTSGIVSGKTPLEAYLEEPPLEFTNFQSLDILDWWKDNAHRYSDLAAMACDLLNEEMDGDGEEENLPSFESFESIVDGEGEDE, encoded by the exons ATGAGATCAAGAAGCGACTCAGAAGAGCAGTTCACTTTGGATACTAACTACGTGCCACCAGATACAACAGACTTTGAGACTCAACAAGTCATGGCAAGACTTCCGGCAATTGATGAGAATGATGATCAGCGTGATGGTGGTGATGATGGAAACAAGCAAGGTCGCAAAAGAAAGCTGATCAGTCTGGTCGATTTAGAAGAGGATTCTGATGTTGAAATAACTCCAACAACCCAAACGAGGAAGCCTCCCAGAAAAACCAGTTTTGGAACAGCCTCGCAGAAACCCAT TCAGAAGAAGACTGTTCCTCTGAAATTTGTGATTCGTGGAGGGAGAAGAAAGCCAGCACCTCGGTCGCGGAAAAACAAAGGACCGAGTACTCAGTCGCGGAAAAACAAAGGACCGAGTACTGAGtcgctgaagaagaagagcaagatcCAAGAGGAGATACCGGATTTTGATGATGAACTGGTAGAAGATGAGTTGGACGAGGATGAAGCCGGTTTGGATGATTTGGAGAATATGCAAAGATCAGATGTGTGGAAGGATTTCACGGTGGTTGAAAAACCCAATGGAGATTTGAAAGCTTTGTGCAATCATTGCAGGAATGAGTATGCATGGTATTCTCACTCGCATGGAACAAGTGGGCTGAGAAGGCATTGGGGGAGATGTAAAATGTATCCAAGGAATACTGGGAGGCAGCAACAACTCAATACTGAGGGGAAAGTAGTATCTCGCAAGTATGATCATACTGTGTTCAGACAGATGGTAGCTAAGACAATAGTCCAACATGATCTACCTTACGCGTACGTTGAGTATCAAAAAGTTAGAGACACATGGGCGTATTTGAATGCTGATGTCCAAACCATTTGTCGAAACACAGCGAGACCAGATGTGTATCGATTATATGAAAGTGAGAGAGACACACTCAAGAGGGAATTAGGGAGTCTTCCAGGAAGAGTGTCCTACACATCTGACTTGTGGACATCAGTGAAACGAGAAGGATACATGTGTGTGACAGCACATTACATTGATCGGAATTGGAAGTTGAACAACAAGATCCTGACGTTTTGTGCTCTACCACCACCACATACTGGTATGAATGTTGCGGTTCAGCTCCTTGAATCACTGAAAGAGTGGGGAATTGAAAAGAAGGTGTTCTCGATCACATTAGATAATGCTACAAGTAATGACTCGATGCAGGATATTGTGAAATCGCAGCTGAATTTGAATGATGATTTGTTGTGTGGAGGAGAGTTTTTTCATGTCAGATGTGCAGCTCACATACTTAACCTCATTGTGCAAGATGGGTTGAAGGTTATTGGAGACTCTTTGCAGAAAGTAAGAGACAGTGTTAAGTATGGTTTAGGATCGGAAACGTGTGAACATCTGTTCCACAAATGTGTGGATGCTGCCGGTGTAGTAGAAGGTGGATGGCTAATATTGGACGTGCCGACAAGATGGAACTCAACTTACTATATGCTTGAAAGAGCCATCAAGTACCATAAAACATTTGTTAAGTTGGAGGCATTTGATAAGAAGGGTTATAAAACGGCGCCCACAGCTGAGGAATGGACTAGAGCAGCCAATATTTGCGATTTTTTGGGTCCTTTTGCTGTGATCACAAGCTTGATGTTTGGTTCGAATTACCCGACTGCAAACTTGTTTTTCTATCAGGTTTGGTTGATCCATGATTGGCTTCGGAGAAATGAGGAAAGCCAAGACGAGATTGTCAGATACATGGTGCCACCGATGAAAGAGAAGTTCGACAAATATTGGGACGAAGTCAGTGGTGTTTTTGCAATGGCAGTAGTCTTCGATCCACGGTTTAAGCTTTCTATTGTCGAATGTTGTTTAGGGAAGCTTGACATGAGTACTCGTGATGCAAAGGTGAAGAATCTGCGTGACAAGCTGAGTATTCTGTTTGAGTCATACGACAAAAAATCCAAGAATAACTCGCCTTCTACTGAGCCTCGTGAGACTGCTTCGCAAAAAGCATCTGAATCAGGGTCAATGAGGCTGTTTATGAACTACAAT GATTTCTTTGCATTTCGCCAAACCAGTGGCATTGTGAGTGGGAAGACACCTCTAGAAGCTTATCTTGAAGAACCACCTTTGGAGTTTACTAATTTCCAGAGCTTGGACATCCTCGATTGGTGGAAAGATAATGCGCATCGGTATAGTGACTTGGCTGCAATGGCATGTGATCTGCTAA ATGAAGAAATGGATggtgatggtgaagaagagaatTTACCATCATTTGAATCATTTGAGTCCATTGTTGATGGGGAAGGTGAAGATGAGTAG
- the LOC106391431 gene encoding RING-H2 finger protein ATL70, with product MNTFRPPPPPPIPGYNHLLGTDDIGGFRYGIGVSIGVLLLITTITLTSYFCTRRQLSSSPPQTSQDSTRVHHHLHHHVIIDVVPGLDEDTIQSYPKLLYSEAKGSSTSSCCSICLGDYKGNHLLRQLPDCNHLFHLKCIDTWLRLNPTCPVCRTSPFPTPLPTPLAEVVPLASTVATTRMS from the coding sequence ATGAACACCTTCCGACCGCCTCCACCTCCGCCGATTCCAGGCTACAACCACCTCCTAGGTACGGACGACATAGGAGGATTCAGATACGGAATTGGAGTCTCCATAGGAGTGCTCCTTCTCATCACCACAATCACCCTCACCTCCTACTTCTGCACACGTAGACAGCTTTCTTCTTCACCTCCACAAACAAGTCAAGACTCAACACGGGTTCACCACCATCTCCACCACCATGTCATCATCGACGTCGTCCCGGGTCTTGATGAGGACACCATTCAAAGCTACCCGAAGCTCCTCTACTCCGAAGCCAAGGGAAGCTCAACGTCATCGTGTTGTTCAATATGCTTAGGAGACTACAAGGGGAATCATCTGCTGCGGCAGCTACCAGATTGTAACCATCTCTTCCACCTCAAATGTATCGACACGTGGCTTAGGCTCAATCCTACATGTCCTGTTTGTCGGACTTCGCCGTTTCCGACTCCTCTCCCCACTCCCCTCGCCGAGGTTGTCCCCTTAGCCTCCACCGTTGCCACCACTAGGATGTCCTAA